Below is a genomic region from Spartinivicinus poritis.
AACATGATGAAATTACAACTAGAGAAGTTAAGTTACCAAACAGAACTTGATGAAGGGGGTCCACAAGAGTTAGTTACACAGCAGAATGAAGTTATCAGACAGCATGAGAATACTATTAACAAGCTACAACAAGAGCTTGAAAGCTCAAATTTAAAAGTCAGCGAACTTCAAGCCTTATTAAGTAAAAACGACCTAATATCTGGCTCAGAAGAAGATCTTCGCTCTATTATCCAGCGATTCATTATCGAAATAAAAGAACTAATGAACTGCATATATACTCTTGAAAAGGAAAATGATTCTTTAAAATCTAAGCTAGGTATGGACTCTTTTGAAATAAGCTAATTACCAAAAATAGATAGCTATATCAGTAGAGCCTCTTATACCTCAATGGCTTAGCCAACTCCAACCCAACACCTACTTACCGTAAATACTGCTATTAGAGTAAGGGGTATCAGCAGCTTCATAAGCATTTTCGCTTATTTATTTTTCTTCAAAAAAACACAAAATAACCGCTATAAATATTCACCGTTTTTGAAATCATAAATATGCGCTACAAACAAGCAGTGACTAGTCTATGTTCCACGGCATACAGTGCCTGAGAATCAAGTAAGTTCTTATGTTGTAGTCATCACCACCTGAATTAAAACCATTTCACGGATTTGTAATTTAAGGTGATTTATAGCTAATAGCTATCAAAAACTGTGAATTCAAGGTTTGAGTTTATCTCTACTTGGAACTATGTTCTATCGCCTGTTATCACCTAATTTTAGGTGAAAAAGGACGCCTTCTTTACAAAGGACAATCTCATGAAAAAAGCGATCTTTTTTTTATTATTCACGGGTTTATCCATCGTGGGTTGCTCACAAAATACTATCAACAATGAATCCCTGTTCATTTCAGAAGTAGTCACAGAGGAAGCCGCTTCAACTTGCACAGAGTGGGCATTTGAAGACAAAGTACCATCAGATGCTGTTAATAAATACGTGAATGAGTGTGTTGCCTATTTAATAGGTGAGCGTGACGAGCCAGCCTATTTATGATCCTAGATATCAATAGCTTAATTAGAGTAACTGTAGCAGTGACTTTGGATTGCTAGTTAATCCCACCACTACTGCTACTGCTACTCTGATTATGTTTATTGATACTTTATTAGATTATCACAAATACGATCTAACTCTATCTATAGCCACTTCCATTATACAGCAACCGCAGCTTTAATATGCGGATGCGCCTGATAGCCAACTAGTTCAAAGTCATCGTAGCTAAATGAAAATATATCAGTAACCTGTGGATTAACTTTCATTTTAGGTGACGGGAAGGGCTCCCTTGTCAACTGTTCTTCTGCTTGCTGTAAATGATTACTATATAAATGAGCATCTCCTAACGTATGGACAAACTCTCCATATTCCAGGCCGCACACCTGAGCAATCATCATAGTGAGTAAACTATAAGAAGCAATATTAAAAGGAACACCCAGAAAAATATCAGCACTACGCTGATAAAGCTGACAAGATAGCTTGCCATTTGCTACATAAAACTGAAACAAGCAATGACAAGGAGGCAGTGCTTGCTTACCATTTGCAGCGTTTTCGCTGGGTTTAAGCCCTGTATCAGGGAGTACAGCAGGGTTCCAAGCACTAACCAGTAAACGGCGAGAGTCTGGATCACGCTTAATGGCTTCTACCAGCTCAGCAATTTGATCAATCGTTTCTCCACTACTTCCCTCCCATGATCGCCACTGCTTTCCATAAACCGGGCCAAGTTCACCTTCTGCAGTTGCCCATTCATCCCAAATTGAAACACCATGTTCTTTCAGGTATTTAATATTAGTATCACCACGTAGAAACCAAAGCAGCTCATGAATAATTGATTTCAAGTGACACTTTTTTGTAGTGACTAAGGGGAACCCAGCAGCTAAATCAAAGCGCATTTGATATCCAAAAACGCTATAGGTACCTGTACCAGTTCGATCTGCTTTATAAACACCATGTTCTTTAACATGACGCATTAAATCTAAATACTGCTTCATATTGTTTTACAAATAGCCAGTGCTTTTGAAAGTTATCTAGAAAAAGTCTTGGGTCTGTTAATATTTCTAAGCTCAAGCATCAATGGACTCTATGCTTTTGCTTTGTGCTTATCTAAAAAAGCTTGGTCATCACTATTGATCCCATTAATTAAAGGATAGCGCTGGTAAGCAAAAATGATAAAGGCCACCCCCAGGATAATCATAGGTAATGACAAGATTTGCCCCATAGTTAACCAATCAAAAGCTATGTATTGGAGATGTTCATCAGGTAAGCGGACAAACTCAACTAACGACCGGAATAAGCCATAACCAAGCAAAAATACTCCTGATACAGCCATTCTTGGACGAGGTTTTTGAGAAAACCAGTATAAAATCAAAAATAATACGACACCCTCTAGGGCAAACTCATACAGCTGGGATGGGTGCCTAGGTTCTATGCCTACACTTGGAAAGATAACTCCCCAACTACCATCTGTTGGCTTACCATACAGCTCCCCGTTAATAAAATTACCTATTCGACCAGCCCCCAACCCTAAAGGTACTAGTGGGGCAATAAAGTCTGTCATTTGAAAGAAAGATTTATTAATTTTTCGGCCATAAAACAACATGGCTACCAGCACGCCTAGTAGCCCACCATGGAAAGACATTCCCCCTTCCCACACTTTTAATAACATCCATGGTCTAGCAATAAAGTCGTCAAAATAATAAAACAACATCGAGCCTACACGACCACCGATCACAACACCTAAAGCACCGTAGAAAATTAGGTCTGACACCTGGTCTTTATTCCATAGCCCTTGGGATTTTGCTGCCCGGCTATTAGCCAACCACCAGGCAAGCGCAAAGCCAACCAAATACATAAGGCCATACCAGTGTATCTGAACTGCCCCTAGATCCAGTGCAACCTTATCTATGTTATGGGTGTATACCATTATTTCATCCCATTAAATTAATTGAGCCAGTAGCCACGCAATAAAGCTGATACTCCTTGCGACAGATTCTTTGAATTGAGAAACAGGGTGTATGAGTGCTTAGCTATCGTAAAAACTCTCAATATCAGTCTAAATCTTATACAAAAGCATAAAACATCAGCTGCTTAAAAAAACATCATATGCCCACCAACAGCGCACAATAGCAAGGCAAACAGTTGACGTACATAATTTGAAGGAAGCCTGTGTGCTAGCCATGCTCCCAGCTTGGCAAATATCACACTGGTTAAAATAATTCCTAACAAAGCAGGCAAGTATACATAACCAACAGCCAGATCGGGTAGTGCGGGATTCCCCCATCCTACCACAATATATGTACAAGCCCCGGCAATTGCGATAGGAAGGCCACAAGCAGCAGAGGTCCCTATTGACTGCTTGACAGGCACTCCTTGCCAAGTGAGAAAAGGCACAGTCATTGTGCCACCACCAATCCCAAAAATGGCAGACAAAAAGCCGATTACACCACCACCACCACTTAATAATGGTTTATTGGTCTTTTCTCGCTGTTGGCCAGGAGACCAGTTTACCGCCATTTTTAAACCTACTAATAATGCAAAAACTCCAAAAACCAGCTGCAGTTTATCTCCAGAGAGTGAAGCAGCAAAAAACACCCCTAAAATAGAGCCAATAATAATGCCCAAAGTCAGCCATTTCACCAGTAGCCAGTTAACAGCTTGTTTATCATGATGCGCTTTTACGGAACTTAGAGAAGTAATTACAATAGTTGCCAAAGAAGTGCCTATAGCTAAGTGAGTTAGCGTATCAGGTGCAAACTGTTGTAGTTCAAAGCATGCAATCAACACTGGTACAATAATTAACCCGCCACCTACCCCAAATAAGCCAGCAAGTGTGCCTGCTACCATTCCTACTAAGATATAAGACAAAAACAAACTCATAAAATTATCTGCCAGGTATAGATAAACGTGTTTTCAGAATATTTTTTCATACATTGAACCTACAGGTATACAACGGGTCTTACTTATGCATAATTACTCACATGAATGAACGCTCAATAATACTAATAAAAACCCAAAATCGTTCAATTTTTAAACACTTTTATTTTTGGTCTTGCAAACTTGATCAAAAATTTAATTTTTGAAAGGTATTAATTGTGCGCAATCGAAGCATGGAACAGAAGCTGTCTCGCCGCCAGTTTCTGATGTGTTCTGCTGCTACTTTGACCACAGCAGCATTATCAAGTTACAGTCAAGCCTCTATTTTTAAAGACTTTGCTCAACCTGCTTATAAGTCTCTCGTACTAAATAATACCCACACGGGGGAAAAAGTATCTGTTACTTTTTGGGAAAAAGGCCAAATTGTAAAAGATGCTATGTCTGAAATTAATCGAGTACTTCGTGACCACCGTTCAGGTGAAACATACAGCATGGATCCAGAATTAATGGACTTGCTTTTCTGGTTACAATATCAGCTCGATTTACCAGCCAAAACACCCTTTAATGTTATTTCAGGCTATCGCTCACCAAAAACCAATGCAATGTTGCGCCGTCAGGGCCGTAGCGTAGCTAAAAATAGCTTTCATATGAAAGGAAGAGCCATAGATATAGCTGTACCTGGGCGTAACTTAAAAGATGTAAGAGGTGCAGCACTCAGTCTGAAAGGTGGTGGAGTAGGCTATTATCCTGGAAGTGGTTTCGTTCACTTAGATACCGGCCCCACACGCATTTGGTGAAGCACTGATTTCTGTCGGGTTAAGTTCTTTGGCAGGGGTCAAAATTTTTCCCAGCCCCGCCTTTCTTAACTCCAACTCAAGTGTACTGTGAATGATCTTGGCATCATCAAGCACAAGCACCTTGCTTAGTACTTCTTTTGCCCAGCCAACACTGATATTACTCAACACCCATTTTACTTTGGGTAAGTTCGTAGCATTCATAGACAGCACATCAAACCCCATTGCAACCAATAGTACTACTGCTAGCGGTTCTCCAGCCATCTCACCACAAATACTGACAGGCTTTCCTGCAGCATGGGCATCTTTCACAACTGACTGCAATGCATACAATACTGCAGGATGAAACGAGTGATATAAGTCAGCCACCCGCGGATTATTTCTATCCACAGCCAGAATATATTGGGTCAGGTCGTTACTACCAATGGATAAAAAGTCAACGCGTTTTACAAATTCAGACACTTGATATACAGCACCTGGTACTTCAATCATCACTCCCACTGGAGGAAATTGTACGTTAACGCCTTCACTCACAACCTCCCCATAGGCTCGATGAATTAAGTGTAAAGCATCATCAACTTCCGCCACGCTGGAAATCATAGGCAACATAATACGTAAATTATTAAGCCCAGCACTGGCCTTTAACATGGCGCGAATCTGCACCAAAAAAATTTCAGGATGATCTAACGTAACTCGAATACCTCGCCAACCAAGAAACGGGTTATCTTCTTCAATTGGAAAATAGGATAGTGATTTATCACCCCCAATATCCAGGGTTCTCATCGTAACCGGGCTCGGAGCAAATGCTTGCAGCTGGGCGCGATAGATTTCCTGCTGTTCATTTTCACTCGGAAACCGCTCCCGAATCATAAAAGGTACTTCTGTGCGATACAGACCAACCCCTTCAGCCCCACGGTCTAACGAGCGCATAACATCTGTCATTAGCCCGGTATTTACCCATAATGGAATACGAAAGTTGTCGCGTGTAATACAAGGACGCCCTTTTAATCCTTCTAAACCGGCAATAAATTGCTTTTCTTCATCAACGACTTCTTGGTATTGGTTACATAGCTCACTAGATGGACTTAAATAGACTCGACCTAAATTCCCATCGACAATCATCTTTTTGCCGCTGAGTTGGTTATACGGCAGGTCAACTGCGCCCATTACTGTGGGAATTCCCATGGCCCGAGCTAATATAGCCACATGAGAGTTAACTGAGCCCAACACTGACACCAGCCCCACTAACTTTTCTTTAGGCACTTCTCCTAGCATGGTAGGAGTCACTTCTTCACTGATTAAAATGGTGTTTTCTGGGTAGGAGACATTAATCTTATTGTCTTCTTGAAGGTAGGCTAAGACTCTTCGGCCTAAGTCTTTAACATCGACTGCCCGCTCTCTTAAGTAAGGGTCTTCCATCATTTCAAAGGCACGGACATGCTCTTCAATCACCTGTCTCAATGCACCTTGAGCCCATTGCCCCTGCCGAATCAGCGCACTAACTTCAGCACCGATGGCATTGTCATCCAGCATGCGCAAATACACATCAAATAATGCCTGCTCTTCTGGCCTGATTCGATCTGCCAGCTTACTAGCAGTACGTCGCATATCCTCACGCACTGCTTCCAGGGCCTGTTGAAACGAATGCAACTCAAGATCTGCATCCTCAGCTTCTTTATCAGGTACTGCACTCAAGAAAGCAGGTGGCAATATAACTACCGCCTCACCAATAGCTACTCCTGGTGCACCGGCTACACCATTAAACTTGGCTTCATGGGGCTCGCCACTTTTACGGTTGGACTTTTTGATGGAACCGGTGGCTTCAGCATGCGCAATAACACCAGCAAGCTGTGCTGACATAGTGACTAAAAATGACTCTTCACTTTCCCTGAAACGACGCCGCTCTCGTTGTTGTACAACAAGTACTCCCAAAATTTGCCGGTGATGAATAATGGGAACACCTAAAAAAGCATGGAAACATTCTTCTCCAGTTTCTTCTAAATAAAGAAACTTTGGATGGGTAGGAGCATCTTCTAAGTTAATTGGTTCTTCACGCAGCCCAACTTGGCCTACTAAACCTTCTGAGCGACCAATGGTGATACCAATAGCAGAGCGATTAAGCCCTTCAGTGGCCATCAGCGTATATTGGTTGGTTTCATGATCAAATAGATAAACAGAGCAAACCTCTGTGTGCATGGCTTGACGCACTTGCGTGACAATAATATCCAATGCCGTCTCCAGGTCGTGAGCGGCATTCACTTCTTGGACGATCCTCCTTAACGTATTGAGCATACTTACCTATCCGCAACCTTAACCATTGTGGTAGCCGGGTTGGACTAACGGTTATTATTATTGTTCAGTCGACTCATTCGTGGCGCCAACTCTTTTAACGCACGACGGTATACCTCACGCTTGAACGAAATCACCTGGCCTAAGGGGTACCAATAGCTGACCCAGCGCCAACCGTCAAATTCAGGCGAATTTGTATGACTAACGCAGACCTGATCATCGGCCGTTAA
It encodes:
- the ptsP gene encoding phosphoenolpyruvate--protein phosphotransferase, producing the protein MLNTLRRIVQEVNAAHDLETALDIIVTQVRQAMHTEVCSVYLFDHETNQYTLMATEGLNRSAIGITIGRSEGLVGQVGLREEPINLEDAPTHPKFLYLEETGEECFHAFLGVPIIHHRQILGVLVVQQRERRRFRESEESFLVTMSAQLAGVIAHAEATGSIKKSNRKSGEPHEAKFNGVAGAPGVAIGEAVVILPPAFLSAVPDKEAEDADLELHSFQQALEAVREDMRRTASKLADRIRPEEQALFDVYLRMLDDNAIGAEVSALIRQGQWAQGALRQVIEEHVRAFEMMEDPYLRERAVDVKDLGRRVLAYLQEDNKINVSYPENTILISEEVTPTMLGEVPKEKLVGLVSVLGSVNSHVAILARAMGIPTVMGAVDLPYNQLSGKKMIVDGNLGRVYLSPSSELCNQYQEVVDEEKQFIAGLEGLKGRPCITRDNFRIPLWVNTGLMTDVMRSLDRGAEGVGLYRTEVPFMIRERFPSENEQQEIYRAQLQAFAPSPVTMRTLDIGGDKSLSYFPIEEDNPFLGWRGIRVTLDHPEIFLVQIRAMLKASAGLNNLRIMLPMISSVAEVDDALHLIHRAYGEVVSEGVNVQFPPVGVMIEVPGAVYQVSEFVKRVDFLSIGSNDLTQYILAVDRNNPRVADLYHSFHPAVLYALQSVVKDAHAAGKPVSICGEMAGEPLAVVLLVAMGFDVLSMNATNLPKVKWVLSNISVGWAKEVLSKVLVLDDAKIIHSTLELELRKAGLGKILTPAKELNPTEISASPNACGAGI
- a CDS encoding thymidylate synthase, which produces MKQYLDLMRHVKEHGVYKADRTGTGTYSVFGYQMRFDLAAGFPLVTTKKCHLKSIIHELLWFLRGDTNIKYLKEHGVSIWDEWATAEGELGPVYGKQWRSWEGSSGETIDQIAELVEAIKRDPDSRRLLVSAWNPAVLPDTGLKPSENAANGKQALPPCHCLFQFYVANGKLSCQLYQRSADIFLGVPFNIASYSLLTMMIAQVCGLEYGEFVHTLGDAHLYSNHLQQAEEQLTREPFPSPKMKVNPQVTDIFSFSYDDFELVGYQAHPHIKAAVAV
- the lgt gene encoding prolipoprotein diacylglyceryl transferase, translated to MVYTHNIDKVALDLGAVQIHWYGLMYLVGFALAWWLANSRAAKSQGLWNKDQVSDLIFYGALGVVIGGRVGSMLFYYFDDFIARPWMLLKVWEGGMSFHGGLLGVLVAMLFYGRKINKSFFQMTDFIAPLVPLGLGAGRIGNFINGELYGKPTDGSWGVIFPSVGIEPRHPSQLYEFALEGVVLFLILYWFSQKPRPRMAVSGVFLLGYGLFRSLVEFVRLPDEHLQYIAFDWLTMGQILSLPMIILGVAFIIFAYQRYPLINGINSDDQAFLDKHKAKA
- a CDS encoding DUF882 domain-containing protein → MRNRSMEQKLSRRQFLMCSAATLTTAALSSYSQASIFKDFAQPAYKSLVLNNTHTGEKVSVTFWEKGQIVKDAMSEINRVLRDHRSGETYSMDPELMDLLFWLQYQLDLPAKTPFNVISGYRSPKTNAMLRRQGRSVAKNSFHMKGRAIDIAVPGRNLKDVRGAALSLKGGGVGYYPGSGFVHLDTGPTRIW
- a CDS encoding sulfite exporter TauE/SafE family protein, with translation MSLFLSYILVGMVAGTLAGLFGVGGGLIIVPVLIACFELQQFAPDTLTHLAIGTSLATIVITSLSSVKAHHDKQAVNWLLVKWLTLGIIIGSILGVFFAASLSGDKLQLVFGVFALLVGLKMAVNWSPGQQREKTNKPLLSGGGGVIGFLSAIFGIGGGTMTVPFLTWQGVPVKQSIGTSAACGLPIAIAGACTYIVVGWGNPALPDLAVGYVYLPALLGIILTSVIFAKLGAWLAHRLPSNYVRQLFALLLCAVGGHMMFF